The following nucleotide sequence is from Lathamus discolor isolate bLatDis1 chromosome Z, bLatDis1.hap1, whole genome shotgun sequence.
GTCCACCCGCAGAAAAGGCTTCACAGGTGCGTACGTGCTGGGAAGGAAATGGAGGCAGGTGAGCAACCAGAGGTCCCGTGTCCTCCAACCCCAAGCTGAGCTACTGGCAGTTGGGATGCTCCAGGAGGAAGGAACCAAGGGAGGAACCCAGGGGAGACGCCTCGGTGGTAGGTGAGCAACCAGCTCAGTCCTGTGGGTGCCAGCCGTGTACTTACAACCTGATCTGGCCGGTGGAGAGGGCACTGGCGATCCAGAGCAGGTCCAGGGTTTTGAAGGGCACCAGCACAAAGCTGACGTTAGCAGGCAGGTTCTTGGCACTCTCAGGGTACATGAAGTGGTGCGTGGTCCGACCGCCCACATCACCCTCGAAACCCACCGTGGGGGCCTGGTTCATCCTGCGGAGAGAGCAGGGAAGGTGACACCCCCTTCCCAGCCACCCTGCTCCCTTGCAGATGACACGGGTGTCCCCTGTGACCTGCTGAAGGCTGCCAAGGGGCAGTTTCCCAGCCCATTGATGGTCAGGGTGCTGGGATGAGCTGGTGGTCCCCCCAGCCAGCCCAGGGGAGGTGGCAGGGCTGGGTCCACTCCAGCACCCAGCAGAACCCATGCAGAActgagcagctggagcagggacaACCCCCTGGAACCTGCAGACCAGGAGAGATGCCGCTGAGGTGACCAGTGGGAACCCTGCAcccaccagtgctgctggcatCACCTCgtgcctctgtgctggctgtggggctgggggggtccCCTGCCCTCACCGCATGATGAAGTCGTGCCCGTCGATCTCTGGCCCATAACCAGAGCCACGCAGGTTGCCCGAGTTGCCAACCACGGcgcagcggcggcagcggcgtgGGTCGCGGGAGCGGTAGGGATCCTCGCCTGGCACGATCTGGAAGAGCTTGCTCAGGACCTCATGTGTGTTGTGGGACTTGAACTGGGGCTGCAGCATCTGCGAGGGGTGGAGGAGAAGGGTGTGGGGTCACCAGCCAGTGGCAGACAAAGCTCCACGTGCAGGAGGTGTGGGGCATTGATGTCTCATTGCTCACCATCCACCACCTCTGGACATCAGGTGGCAGGTCCATGTTGTCCTTGGTCCACACCGGGGACACGGTGCCATCGTAGCGCACATCAAACCActcagcagccccagcttcGTCGGCCGGGCAGCGGCGGCAGGCGCAGCCCCGGGGGTATGGGCCCCCCTTGCTGAGCCGCTGCATGCCGGCGTAGCCAGGCACCAGCTTCACTCGGTGGATGCCGCCCAGCCCGCCAGGGTCCAGGTAGGCGATGCTGTGGTGGGAGTAGGTGAAGAGGAGGGACATGACGAAGACGAGCAGGAAGGCGGTCGAGAGGAAGCAGAAGCGCAACGAGCACTTCATGGTCGGCAAGCGGCTGAGCCGGGGAGGGGGCCCGCTCCGGCATAGGGCTGGGGCATAGGGCGCAGGATGGCGTAAGCCAGCCAGCGAGGGTCCCTGCGGGACACAGAGCTTCAGCTCACTGCGGCGGAACAGGGGGGATGCAGAACCCCCCAGCAGCCACCACACTGAGCTCTTACCTGCCGGGCTGCAGCTTTCCATCCGCGTGGTGCAGCCTCAGTGAGAGCATGTGCTGCTGGGTGCGGGGTCCGGCACACTCAGCACACCGGGCTCAGCCGCGGCACCACACCTCGGTGGCAGCTCCAGGTCCTGGTCGTGGCTGGCTTTCAGCTGTGATGGTGCTCATCATTCCCTGCGTTCAGTCGATCTGCTGGCACGCTGCACACCACCACCGGCTCGGGAACATGGCCACTGCGGTACCAGCCTGGaatgggaaggaagggatggTGCGTCAGGTCTAGGGATGGTGATGCACATGGCGGAGCTGAGGGGCACACTGAGCAGGACGAGGGTGCTGGGGGGCCACGGGGTTTGTTAATTCCCATTGAGCTTTGCAAAATGCAGCCCAACCCATCCCCAGAGGGGACAAGCTGGTGCGAAGCAAACAGAGATGCTCCTCCCAGGCTGTGCCCTCCCCATCTCTGCCAGAGAGGATGAACCACAAACTTGCCTCTGGAGCTGAACAAGCGGCTCCTTTCTGAGGCTCAACCCTCCTCCTCTACAAAGCCACAAGCAGCCCCTCCAAACCCCTCTTCAtcagctgctgccaccaccGACAGGCAACAGCCATGTCACAGCCCCGCGGGGGCCCTAGGGTAGCGACACCAGTGGCTGTTGTGCCCCCTGTGCGGCAGCGTCCCTCGGGAAAGGTCACCGTGAAGGCTCATGATCCCAATGGGTAAAAATAGCCAGGGCAGAGGTGCTGGCgcctgtgctgggggaggagcagggggaggccaAGCCAGACCCTCCTCAGccagaaaaccacaaaatagcagaaaatcCCCTTTTAacacagctgctgagctggggcagggTCCATCACCCTGAAAAGGAGCATCACCCATGGGAGCATCACCTCCAAAGCTCAGCACTGGCCCCAGTTAGGCCAATGCAGAGGCCAGCAGCACTGATTAGGACCTAGCAGGCACCAGGATGCCTCCTTCCTATGAAAAATCATCCTATGCAAGATCACAGCTTTCTTCCCAGGGATGGAagctgctgagcagccccaaaAGCTCCTTGCTGGAATGGGCAAGACATAAGCATGG
It contains:
- the ST3GAL2 gene encoding CMP-N-acetylneuraminate-beta-galactosamide-alpha-2,3-sialyltransferase 2; this encodes MKCSLRFCFLSTAFLLVFVMSLLFTYSHHSIAYLDPGGLGGIHRVKLVPGYAGMQRLSKGGPYPRGCACRRCPADEAGAAEWFDVRYDGTVSPVWTKDNMDLPPDVQRWWMMLQPQFKSHNTHEVLSKLFQIVPGEDPYRSRDPRRCRRCAVVGNSGNLRGSGYGPEIDGHDFIMRMNQAPTVGFEGDVGGRTTHHFMYPESAKNLPANVSFVLVPFKTLDLLWIASALSTGQIRFTYAPVKPFLRVDKEKVQIYNPAFFKYIHDRWTEHHGRYPSTGMLVLFFALHVCDEVNVFGFGADSRGNWHHYWENNRYAGEFRKTGVHDADFEAHIIDMLSKTSKIEVYRGN